The sequence GCCTTCGCCGTTGAAGGGGTTCACCAGGCCGCCGGCGTCGCCGACGAGCAGCAGCCCGCGCGTGTAGTGCGGCTGGCGGTTGAAGGCCATGGGCAGGGCGGCGCCGCGGATCGGGCCGGTCATGTTCTCGGGGGTGTAGCCCCAGTCCTCGGGCATGGAGGCGCACCAGGCCTTGAGCACCTCCCGCCAGTCCAGTTCCTTGAAGGAATCGGAGGTGTTCAGGACTCCCAGACCGACATTGCTCGTGCCGTCGCCCATGCCGAAGATCCAGCCGTAGCCGGGCAGCAGGCGGTCCTGGGGACCTCGGCGGTCCCACAGCTCCAGCCAGGACTCCAGGTAGTCGTCCTCGTGGCGGGGGCTGTCGAAATACGTCCGGACCGCGACGCCCATGGGGCGGTCCTCGCGGCGGTGCAGGCCCATCGCGAGGGACAGGCGGGTGGAGTTGCCGTCGGCGGCGACGACGAGCGGTGCGTGGAAGGTGACCTCGCGCTTCTCCTCGCCGAGCTTGGCGGTGACGCCGGTGATGCGGCCGGTGCGGTCGTCGATGACCGGACCGCTCACGTTGCAGCGCTCGTGGAGGCGGGCGCCCGCCTTCTGGGCGTTGCGGGCGAGCTGCTCGTCGAAGTCGTCGCGCTTGCGGACCAGTCCGTAGTTCGGGTACGCGGCGAGATCCGGCCAGTCCAGCTGGAGGCGGGTGCCGCCGGCGATGATGCGCAGACCCTTGTTGCGCAGCCAGCCGGCCTCCTCGGAGATGTCGATGCCCATGGCCACGAGCTGCTTCACCGCGCGCGGGGTGAGGCCGTCGCCGCAGACCTTCTCGCGCGGGAACTCGGTCTTCTCCAGGAGCAGGACGTCGAGACCGGCCTTGGCGAGGTGGTACGCGGTCGTGGAGCCGGCTGGCCCCGCGCCCACGACGATCACATCGGCGGTGTGGTCGGAGAGGGGCTCGGTCACGGCGGGATCTCCCCAAGGTTCGAAATCTGCGTGCCGACGGGCACTGGACATGGGCAGTCTATTCAGCAGAATTGATCACCCGGCTGAAGGGCTGCCCTGTGAACCGACCACTCCCCGCGGTACGGCTGCGCGTCCCCACGCACGAGGACGCGGTCGCCTGGCACCGGGTCTTCGCCGACCCCGAGGTCATGGAGTTCTACGGCGGCAGGCCGGCGGCCCTGTCCGTCTACGAGGAACTCACCGCGCGGCAGCGGCGGCACGACGCCGAGCACGGCTTCTGCCTGTGGACGATGCTGGACGAGACCGGCGAGGTCATCGGGTTCACCGGCGCCCAGCCCTGGCGGCCGGGCTGGGGCCCGGTCGGGGAGACGGAGATCGGCTGGCGGCTCGGCCGGGCGCACTGGGGCAGGGGATACGTCACCGCGGCCGCGCGCGAGACCCTCACGCGGGTGCGGGCGGCCGGGGTGCCGGAGGTGGTCGCGGTGGTCCGGCCGGGCAACGAGCGGTCGATCGCGGTGGCCCGGCGGCTCGGCATGCGGCCGGCGGAGACCTATCAGCACCCGACGCTGGACGAGTCGGCCCTGTGCTTCCGGCTCGCCCTCGGCGCCCGCTCCGACGACCTCGGCCCGACTCGTAACTCAGAGTAGTCGCCTGCTACAGAAAGACACCGGCGCCTTCCGGGTGGGGCGCGCGGGAGTTACCCTTCGAGTACCGCTGGGGGTGACATCTGTGCGCATAACACCCAAAACACCTGAAGTGCGTGTGCCACGGCTGGTCGGACTGATGGCCGTGGACGCGCGCGAAACGGCCCGGGCGCGGGGCCTGTTGCTCAACGCGCCGGACCGCCCGGACTTCCACCTGACCGTCGTCGACTACGTCGTACGCCAGTACCCGCAGCCCGGTGCCGAGGTGCCGCCGGACTCGATGGTGTACGTGTGGTTCGACTTCGGTGAGGGCGAGGGCGGCGGAGGCGTGCGCGAGCCGCGCATCCCGCGCCCGCCGAGCGGCGGGATGCAGCGCGAACTCGGCGAGCCGGGCGACGCCTTCGAGATGATCAACCGCTAGAAGCCTCATGAAGATCTTGGTGGGGGGCTGTCCGGCCGGAGGCCGGGCAGCCCCTGTTGCTATGCGGTTGGCGGGGCGAGTTGCCAGCGGCCGCCGGTGTGGGTGAGTCCGAGGTTGACCAGTCGGCGGAGGTTGAGGGCGGCGGCTCGGGTGTGGAGCCAGGTGTTGTTGTTGATGGTTCCGCGGTAGCGCAGGCGGCGGTTGCCGTGCTGGACGAGCCAGGCGACGGCTCGTTCGACCGGTGGTCTCCAGCGCCGGTAGTCGGCTTGCCAGTCCGGGTCGGTGGCGGCTTGGTGGCGGGCCGCGGCCTGGAGGTCGTGGTGGGGGCGGATGGTCAGGATGCGGCCGGCCTTGGCCTTGGTGCACCGCTCACGCAGCGGGCATCGGGTGCACAGGTCCTTGAAGGCGGCCTTGCGCTGGTGGTGCTGTCCGCCGGGGTCCGACAGGGGGACCGTGTGCCCGGCGGGGCAGGTCACGAGGGCGGCGGTGGTGTTGATGGTGAAGTCGTCCAGGGTGAAGCCGCCGGGGACGGCGGGCCGTAGCGGGCGGGTTTGAAGAACAGCCGGTGTCCCGCCTGGTGGAGGGCTTGGCGCGTGTCGTGCGGAGTAGGCGGTGTCGCCGAAGGCGTCCACCGGGTTCTCCTCGTCGGCCAGCAGGTCCAGGCCGACGGTGGCCTCGTGGTGCTCGGCTCCGGCGCCGGGCCGCAGAGCCACGGCGGTGTATAAGCCGGTCTCGGGCTCGATGGCCAGGTGGGCTTTGTATCCGTCCTGCTGGTGGGTGCGGGTCTTGTGGATGTGGCGGGCTTCGGGGTCGACGGTGGACACGACGCGGCCTGGAGCGGTCCCCTGGCTGATGCGCCAGCGTCCGTCGCGGCCGTCGGAGTCCTCGGCTGGCTCGACATCCTGCCCGGCGACCAGGGCCAGCAGGCCGAGTGCGTTGGCCGCCTTCTCGCCCAGTTCCTGCTCGGGCAGGTGGCCCAGCAGCCTGAGTGCGTCGGTGACCAGAGCGTCGACGAGTGCGGCGCGGGCCTGTTCGTCGTTCCAGGCGATACGGGGCTTGCCGGGATCGGTGTAGTCATGCGCGGTGCACTGCACCGCGGCCACCTCGCCGGCCCCGGGGACCTCGCGGATCACCGCGCGGACGGCGGCGATGAGCTGGGTGACGGTGTCCTGGGTGGCGACCGCGTCGTCCAGCACGGTGGAGTCCAGAGCCCGCCGGTGCTTGCCCTTCAGCACGCCGGTGGCCTTCACGACCTCCCGCACCGCCTCGAACACCCGGTTGGGCCGGGGCGAACGCGATAGCCGGCGCCGGAAGTAGGCCAGCAACGACGGATCGAACGCCATGTCATGCAGACCGAGTCCGCAGGCGGCCTTCCATCGCAGGTCACACCGCAGTTCCTGGACCGTCTCGAAGTCCGACAGCCCGTGCAGGGACTGCAGCGTGATCGCCGCGGCCAGGATCTGCGGCGGCATGCTCGGCCGCCCGTTCGCCGACGGGTACATGTCCGCGAACATCTCAGCCGGAAACAGCGCACCACGGTGCTCGGCCAGAAACGCGAACACACTCCCCGCCGGGATCAACTCCCGGCAGGTCTCCCACACATCCGGTCCGACCGTCTCCCCGGCCCATTCCCCCATCACCACGAAACGAGTCTGGCCCCGCCGTTCACGCGGCGGGGCCAGAACCCCAAGATCTTCATGACCCTTCTAGGCCCTGTCGCCGGACTCCCGCCGTCCGCCCGGAGGGCGGGCCCGGGCCCGGTGCGGGATCAGCTCTCCTTGAAGCCCCGGTGCAGCGCGACCACACCGCCGGTGAGGTTGCGCCACGCCACCTTCGACCAGCCCGCCCTGCGCAGCCGCTCGGCGAGGGCGGGCTGGTCGGGCCAGGCACGGATGGACTCGGCGAGATAGACGTAGGCGTCCGGGTTCGAGGAGACCGAGCGCGCGACCGGCGGCAGCGCCCGCATCAGGTACTCGGTGTAGACGGTGCGGAACGGCGCCCACGTCGGGGTCGAGAACTCGCAGATCACCACGCGGCCGCCGAGGCGGGTCACCCGGTACATCTCGCGCAGCGCCGCGTCCGTGTCCTGGACGTTGCGCAGCCCGAAGGAGATCGTCACGGCGTCGAAGGTGTCGTCCTTGAAGGGCAGCTTCGTCGCGTCCCCGGCCGTGAACGGCAGCCAGGTGTGCCTCTTCTTGCCGACCTGGAGCATCCCGACCGAGAAGTCGCAGGGGACGACGTACGCGCCGGTCCGCGCGAAGGGCAGCGAGGAGGTGGCCGTACCGGCCGCGAGGTCGAGGACCTTCTGCGCGGGGCGCGCGTCGACCGCCTTCGCCACCTCCTTGCGCCAGCGCCGGTCCTGGCCGAGCGACAGCACGTCGTTCGTCAGGTCGTACCGTTCCGCCACGTCGTCGAACATCGAGGCGACTTCGTGCGGCTGCTTGTTCAGGGAAGCGCGGGTCACCCGCCCATTGTTGCAGCCCGGGTTCAGGGGACCGCGCGCGGCTCAGCGGCCCCGGTACACCAACCGCCCGCCGATCACGGTCGCCACGCAGGTTCCGGCGCCGCGGCGGACCAGTTCGGCGCGGTCCGCGACATCGAACACGGCGAAGCGGGCGGGCCCGCCCGGGACGAGCCGCGGCAGCAGGATCAGCGGGGTCGGGGACAGCGCCGCCGGGCCCGGCAGGCGGTCGGGCCGCTGCCCCACTGCCAGCCCGGCCCTGCGCACCGCGTCGACCACGGCCCGCGACCGCAGTTCCCCGGCCACCGCCACCGTGCCGTGCGCCAGCATCCGCTGCACCCCGCGTCGCGCGCTCGCGCCGAGGCGCGCGGGATCACCGCGGAAGATCTCCCTCGCCCGCGCCCCGCCGATGGGCTCGGTGCCAAGGGTGTCGGCCTCGCGCGGGTCGGGATGGTAGGTGGCCTCCAGCAGCTCCGGACCGTACGGGTTCAGCAGCCCCGGGGTGAGGATGCCCGGCCAGCGCCGCACCCTCGCCCGGGGCTCGGCGGCGGCCAGTTCCTCGTACGCGCCGACGGCGGCGACGGACGCCCCGTCGACCAGGACAGCCGCCTCGGGAGACCGCTCGGCGACATGAAGTGTCAGCACAGCAGGCTCAGTTGGAGGTCAGCAGCTTCAGTTCCGGGTGGGCGGTGCCGCCCTCGATGGCCGTGGAGGAGATGTGGGAGACCACGCGGTCGTCGACGGGGTCGGCGGCCGGGTCGTCGTGCACGACCAGGTGCTCGTACGTCGTGGCGCGCTGCGCCGGGACCCGGCCCGCCTTGCGGATCAGGTCGATGATCTCCAGCCGGTTGGAGCGGTGCCTTGCTCCGGCCGAGGAGACGACGTTCTCCTCCAGCATGATCGAGCCCAGGTCGTCCGCGCCGTAGTGCAGCGACAGCTGGCCGACCTCCTTGCCCGTGGTCAGCCACGACCCCTGGATGTGCCGCACGTTGTCCAGGAACAGCCGAGCGATCGCGATCATCCGCAGGTACTCGAACAACGTCGCCTGGGTACGGCCCTTCAGGTGGTTGTTCTCGGGCTGGTAGGTGTACGGGATGAACGCCCGGAAGCCGCCCGTGCGGTCCTGGACGTCCCGGATCATCCGCAGGTGCTCGATCCGCTCGGCGTTCGTCTCGCCGGTACCCATCAGCATGGTGGACGTCGACTCCACGCCCAGCCCGTGCGCGGTCTCCATGATCTCCAGCCAGCGCTCGCCGGACTCCTTGAGCGGCGCGATGGCCTTGCGGGGGCGCTCGGGGAGGAGTTCCGCGCCGGCGCCCGCGAAGGAGTCCAGCCCCGCCTCGTGGATCCGGGTGATGGCCTCCTCCACCGACACCCCGGAGATCCGGGCCATGTGCTCGACCTCGGAGGCACCCAGGCTGTGGATCACCAGCTGCGGGAAGGCGTCCTTGATGGCCTTGAAGTGCTTCTCGTAGTACTCCACGCCGTAGTCCGGGTGGTGACCGCCCTGGAACATGATCTGGGTGCCGCCCAGCTCGACCGTCTCCGCGCACCGGCGCAGGATGTCGTCGAGGTCCCGGGTCCAGCCCTTCTCCGTGTCCTTCGGGGCCGCGTAGAAGGCACAGAACTTGCACGCCGTGACGCACACGTTCGTGTAGTTGATGTTCCGCTCGATGATGTACGTCGCGATGTGCTCGACGCCTGCGTAGTTACGGCGGCGCACGGCATCCGCCGCCGCGCCCAGCGCGTGCAACGGCGCGTCCCGGTAGAGGTCGAGGGCTTCCTCGGGCGTGATGCGTCCGCCCGCTGCGGCTCGGTCGAGCACGGACTGGAGGTCGGCCTTCTCGGTCACCGGGCTCCCTTTCCTCAAGGGGTGTGGACGGACCGAACCAGCCTACGCCAGGCGTTTCGCCCCGCTGACCTCAGGCCGTGCACCCACCCAGCAGCAGCCCGGCGAGCGCACCGGCCAGCAGGAACGGGCCGAACGGGATCGCCGACCTGCGCCCGGCCCGCCGGGCCACGACCAGCGCCGCGCCGTACAGCGCGCCCAGCAGGAAACCGGCGAAGGCACCGAGCAGCACGGTGGACCAGCCGTACCAGCCGAGTACGGCGCCCACGCCCACCGCCAGTTTCACATCGCCGAAGCCCATGCCGGCCGGGTTGATGAGGTACAGCGCGTAGTAGCCGGCGCCGAGCGCGAGGGCGCCGTAGAGGGCGGTGGGCCAGTGCCCGGCGTGGCCGGGCAGCAGGGCGGCGAGGCCCAGCAGGGCGAGCGCGGCCGGGGCGAGCGGCAGGGTCAGCGGGTCGGGCAGCCGCCGCACCCGGACGTCCACCACGGCCAGCAGCACCCCGACGGGCGCGAGCAGCAGCCAGACCGCCAGCTCGGGGCGGGCACCGGTGGCGGCCGCGAGCACGGCACAGGTCAGGGCGGTGGCGAGGGCGGCGGGGAGTACGCCGGTGCGCTGTCCCGCTCCCCCGCACGCACCGCACCCGGTACGCCCTGCCCAGCCCCGGATCGGGTGCCCGGCCGGACACCGCTCCCGCCAGGGTTCGCCGGGCGGTACGGCGAAGCGGTAGGCGGCGCGGGGCAGCAGGGCCCCGGCCACCGCGCCCCACAGCGCAGCGACGGCCGTCAGCGCGCCCGTGCTCATCCGGTCCCGCTTGCGGTCCTCGACAGGCGCGCCACCGGTTTGCCCTCGGCCGTACTGTCCGAGGTGAACCGCAGATCGTCGTCGACCGGGGTCAACTCCACCTGGTGCGGGGTCGGTACACAGTGCCCGGGGTTGTCCGGGGAGCCCGCCGAGGTCGCGAGGATCTGGCTCTTCGTCACCTTCTTCAGGGTGAGGACGTCCGTGCAGACGCCGCCGATCTGGTCGGTCTGCCGCAGCCGGCCCAGTTCCTGCCCCACTGCCGCCTGTTGGACGGTGAGCCGGAAGGTGCCCATGGGCAGGGTGCCGCCGAGGCCGGTGGCCTGGCCTTCCCAGGTACCGAGGTAGCGGGCCGGGACCGCGCCGGGCCCAGGGCTCCCGCCGCTGGGACTGCCGGAGGTCCCGGTCGGTGCCGGGGAGCGGGACGGGGGGCTGCCCGCACCCTGGTCGCCGCCGGACTGCGACCAGGGCCGCAGCAGCACGCCGAGCCCGAGACCGCCCACGGCCAGCGCCCCGGCGACCGCGAGCACCACCGTGCAGCTCAGCCGCCGCCCCCGGCCGCCCTGCACCGGCGCGGAGTCCGCCGCGACACTGACGGAGAGACGACCGGGCGGGGGCGCTCCCGGCGCCGACGGGACCGGCGGCGCGGGCGCGTGAGCGGGCGCCCCGGGCAGCGGGACCGACGGCGCGGCCGCATCGGGGGGCAGGGGTGTGTCGGGTGGCAGGGGCGGTGGCGGGGGTGTGTCGGGCGGCAGCGGGGGCACGCCGTGCGGGGTCCCGGTCGGTCCTCCGGGGGAAGCGCCGGGGTTCATCACGGGGGCAGGGCCGAAACCACCGCCGCTCCCGGTCGGCGGACCCGGCTCACCCGCCCCCGCCGCGCCCTCCACCGAAGCGCTCTCGAACGCCACCGGCCCCGACCGCACCGCCTCCCCGGTGTCCAGGTTGAGGAGGTGTACGGCGCTGCGGCTGACCTGTTCCACCAGGGCGCCCGGCAGCCAGCCGCCGGTGACCAGGCGGGCGGCGCCTTCGGGTGCGAGCCGGCGGCTCACCTCGGCGGGGGCGGGCCGGGACGCCGGGTCCTTGGCCAGGCAGGCCGCCGCCACCTCGCGCAACCCGCCTTCCAGGGTGCCGAGTTCGGGCTCCTCGTGCACGACCTGGTAGAGCAGCGCGGCCGAGGTGTCGCCGTGGAAGGGGGGCTCGCCGGTGGCCGCGTAGGTGAGGACCGCGCCGAGGGAGAAGACGTCGGCCGCGCCCGTGCCGCCCTTGCCGAGGATCTGCTCGGGCGACATGTAGCCGGGGCTGCCGATCGAGACACCGGTGGAGGTCAGGGACGCCGTGCCGTCCATGGCCCGGGCGATGCCGAAGTCGATGAGGAGCGGCCCGTCCAGGGTCAGCAGGACGTTCGACGGCTTCACGTCCCGGTGGACGAGCCCCAGTTCGTGGACGGCCGCGAGCGCCTCGCCGAGGCCCGCGCCCAGGGCCCGTACGGTGTGCGCGGGCAGCGGTCCGCTGCCGGCGACGGCCGCGGCGAGGGACGGCCCGGCCGCGTAGGCGGTGGCGACCCAGGGCACGGGGGCGTCCGGGTCGGCGTCCAGGACGGGTGCGGTCCAGGCGCCGCCCACCCGGCGGGCGGCCGCCACCTCGCGCCGGAAACGGGCCCGGAACTCGTCGTCCAGCGCGAAGTGCGGATGCACGATCTTCACCGCGACCGTCCGGCCGCCCGCACTGCGGCCGAGGTAGACCCGGCCCATGCCGCCGGAACCGAGCCGGCCGAGCAGCCGGTAGGGCCCGACGGTGGCCGGCTCGTCGGCTTCCAGCTGCCGCATGGCGCACTCTCCCCCCAACGCCTCTTGGGCAGCAGCGTAGTGAGGCCTGCCTACGGCTGCAGCAGATCCACCTTCACATCCGCCGGGAACCCGGTCGAGGGCCCCACCCGGCGGGCGAACTCGGTCACGGCCGACAACTGCGGCGCGCCGAAGCTGAAGTCGAGGGTGGTGAAGTACTGCGCCAGGGTCGCCTCGTCGAAGGTCTCCCAGCGGGCCGCCTGTTCGGCGACCTTGGCGACCTCCTCCAGGGAGACGTTGCGGGAATCGAGGAAGGCCTCGTGGACCTTGCGGGTGATGAGGGGCTCGCGCTCGAGGTAGTCCCGGCGGGCCGCCCAGACCGCGAAGACGAACGGCAGGCCGGTCCACTCCTTCCACATCTGGCCGAGGTCGTGCACGGCGAGGCCGTAGCGCGGGCCGTCGTGCAGATTGGCGCGCAGCGCCGCGTCCCCGATCAGAACGGCCGCCTCGGCCTCCTGCATCATCAGGCTGAGGTCGGGCGGGCAGGTGTAGTAGTCGGGCTGGACGCCGTAGCGCTCGGCGAGGAGGAGTTGGGCCAGCCGGACCGAGGTGCGCGAGGTCGAGCCGAGGGCGACCCGGGCGCCGTCCAGGCGGTCGAGGGGCACCTGGGAGACGATCACGCAGGACATGACGGGGCCGTCGCAGCCGACCGCGATGTCGGGGAAGGCGACGAGTTCGTCGGCGTGCTTCAGATACTCGACGAGGGTGATGGGCCCGATGTCGAGGTCGCCGCGCACCAGCTTCTCGTTGAGCTTGTCGGGGGTGTCCTTGGTCAGCTCGAGGTCGAGGAGCGTGCCGGTTCTGGCGAGCCCCCAGTAGAGGGGCAGGCAGTTCAGGAACTGGATGTGGCCGACGCGCGGCCGGGTGCGGGAATTGTCCACATCGCGAGACTAGACCCCATGCGATACGGTGCTCCGACCGACCCACCCGTCGAACGGACCAGCAGAGGTTCAAACATCCGGGTGAAGTGATCTTGACCTCTATTGCTTTCGGCTGACCGCGTGCTAGGCTCGCCGCAAGTTGCAGTTTGGTTTCCCTTGCAGTACAGAGCCTGCGGAGCATGTGACCGCGGGCTCTCGTAGTTTTCAGACGATTGCAGTCGTGCAGCACCGTTTCGCACTTGCAGGTTCTGGAGCAGGGCAACCCTTTTGAGCCCAAGGAGGGCTTATGGCTACCGGAACCGTTAAGTGGTTCAACGCCGAAAAGGGCTTTGGCTTCATCGCCCAGGAGGGCGGCGGCCCCGACGTCTTCGTTCACTACTCCGCGATCAACGCCCAGGGCTTCCGTTCGCTCGAGGAGAACCAGCAGGTCTCCTTCGACGTGACGCAGGGCCCGAAGGGTCCGCAGGCGGAGAACGTCACCCCCGTCTGATCACTGCCTGATCGCAGAACCTGAGTGCAGTACCCAAGGAGCCCCACGCCGCAAGGCGACGGGGCTCCTGCCTTTTCCGGCCCCGGCGCCCGGTGAATTCCCGGCGAATTCTCTACGTGTGCTGCATGATCAGAACGAACGTCGTGCCCGGCACCAGCGCCTCGTACGAGTGGGCGACATCCCCTCGGTACGTCATGTAATCGCCGGGTTCCAGTTCGGCCTCTTCTCCGGCCGGCCCCGCTTTCACCCGTCCCGTGCCGACGATCAGGTGCTCCACGGTGCCCGGGATGTGCGGCTCCGCCGCGCGGGCCGAACCCGGTTCCGCACGAATCTGGAAGATGTCCCGCCGGGCGCCGGGCGGACACACCGACAGCAGCGTGCCGACGAAGCTGGCCTGCTCGGAGGCGACACCCGGGCCCTCGCCGGCACGGATCACCTGGACGCTCTGCGTCGGCGGCTCCACCAGCGTGCCGAACGGGACGTCCAGCGCGACACCCAGCGCCCAGATCGTCTCCACGCTCGGGTTACCGGCCCCGGCCTCCAGCTGCGACAGCGTGGACTTGGCGATCCCCGCGCGCTTGGCCAGCTCGGACAGGGACAGCCCGGCGCGGGTGCGCTCACGCTTGAGGGACGCGGCGATCCACTCCATCGGGAGCCGGTCGGGGATCCGGGTGGACGGCTCAGCCATGCTCGTTCGCTCCATCGGTACGATCGTTCGCCTTGACGGACAGGGGGCCTGCTGTCCATT comes from Streptomyces sp. FXJ1.172 and encodes:
- a CDS encoding cold-shock protein — protein: MATGTVKWFNAEKGFGFIAQEGGGPDVFVHYSAINAQGFRSLEENQQVSFDVTQGPKGPQAENVTPV
- a CDS encoding PASTA domain-containing protein, giving the protein MRVPRLVGLMAVDARETARARGLLLNAPDRPDFHLTVVDYVVRQYPQPGAEVPPDSMVYVWFDFGEGEGGGGVREPRIPRPPSGGMQRELGEPGDAFEMINR
- a CDS encoding demethylmenaquinone methyltransferase, with translation MTRASLNKQPHEVASMFDDVAERYDLTNDVLSLGQDRRWRKEVAKAVDARPAQKVLDLAAGTATSSLPFARTGAYVVPCDFSVGMLQVGKKRHTWLPFTAGDATKLPFKDDTFDAVTISFGLRNVQDTDAALREMYRVTRLGGRVVICEFSTPTWAPFRTVYTEYLMRALPPVARSVSSNPDAYVYLAESIRAWPDQPALAERLRRAGWSKVAWRNLTGGVVALHRGFKES
- a CDS encoding menaquinone biosynthetic enzyme MqnA/MqnD family protein, which produces MDNSRTRPRVGHIQFLNCLPLYWGLARTGTLLDLELTKDTPDKLNEKLVRGDLDIGPITLVEYLKHADELVAFPDIAVGCDGPVMSCVIVSQVPLDRLDGARVALGSTSRTSVRLAQLLLAERYGVQPDYYTCPPDLSLMMQEAEAAVLIGDAALRANLHDGPRYGLAVHDLGQMWKEWTGLPFVFAVWAARRDYLEREPLITRKVHEAFLDSRNVSLEEVAKVAEQAARWETFDEATLAQYFTTLDFSFGAPQLSAVTEFARRVGPSTGFPADVKVDLLQP
- a CDS encoding prepilin peptidase; translation: MSTGALTAVAALWGAVAGALLPRAAYRFAVPPGEPWRERCPAGHPIRGWAGRTGCGACGGAGQRTGVLPAALATALTCAVLAAATGARPELAVWLLLAPVGVLLAVVDVRVRRLPDPLTLPLAPAALALLGLAALLPGHAGHWPTALYGALALGAGYYALYLINPAGMGFGDVKLAVGVGAVLGWYGWSTVLLGAFAGFLLGALYGAALVVARRAGRRSAIPFGPFLLAGALAGLLLGGCTA
- a CDS encoding helix-turn-helix domain-containing protein; translation: MAEPSTRIPDRLPMEWIAASLKRERTRAGLSLSELAKRAGIAKSTLSQLEAGAGNPSVETIWALGVALDVPFGTLVEPPTQSVQVIRAGEGPGVASEQASFVGTLLSVCPPGARRDIFQIRAEPGSARAAEPHIPGTVEHLIVGTGRVKAGPAGEEAELEPGDYMTYRGDVAHSYEALVPGTTFVLIMQHT
- a CDS encoding IS1182 family transposase, producing MGEWAGETVGPDVWETCRELIPAGSVFAFLAEHRGALFPAEMFADMYPSANGRPSMPPQILAAAITLQSLHGLSDFETVQELRCDLRWKAACGLGLHDMAFDPSLLAYFRRRLSRSPRPNRVFEAVREVVKATGVLKGKHRRALDSTVLDDAVATQDTVTQLIAAVRAVIREVPGAGEVAAVQCTAHDYTDPGKPRIAWNDEQARAALVDALVTDALRLLGHLPEQELGEKAANALGLLALVAGQDVEPAEDSDGRDGRWRISQGTAPGRVVSTVDPEARHIHKTRTHQQDGYKAHLAIEPETGLYTAVALRPGAGAEHHEATVGLDLLADEENPVDAFGDTAYSARHAPSPPPGGTPAVLQTRPLRPAVPGGFTLDDFTINTTAALVTCPAGHTVPLSDPGGQHHQRKAAFKDLCTRCPLRERCTKAKAGRILTIRPHHDLQAAARHQAATDPDWQADYRRWRPPVERAVAWLVQHGNRRLRYRGTINNNTWLHTRAAALNLRRLVNLGLTHTGGRWQLAPPTA
- a CDS encoding serine/threonine-protein kinase, with amino-acid sequence MRQLEADEPATVGPYRLLGRLGSGGMGRVYLGRSAGGRTVAVKIVHPHFALDDEFRARFRREVAAARRVGGAWTAPVLDADPDAPVPWVATAYAAGPSLAAAVAGSGPLPAHTVRALGAGLGEALAAVHELGLVHRDVKPSNVLLTLDGPLLIDFGIARAMDGTASLTSTGVSIGSPGYMSPEQILGKGGTGAADVFSLGAVLTYAATGEPPFHGDTSAALLYQVVHEEPELGTLEGGLREVAAACLAKDPASRPAPAEVSRRLAPEGAARLVTGGWLPGALVEQVSRSAVHLLNLDTGEAVRSGPVAFESASVEGAAGAGEPGPPTGSGGGFGPAPVMNPGASPGGPTGTPHGVPPLPPDTPPPPPLPPDTPLPPDAAAPSVPLPGAPAHAPAPPVPSAPGAPPPGRLSVSVAADSAPVQGGRGRRLSCTVVLAVAGALAVGGLGLGVLLRPWSQSGGDQGAGSPPSRSPAPTGTSGSPSGGSPGPGAVPARYLGTWEGQATGLGGTLPMGTFRLTVQQAAVGQELGRLRQTDQIGGVCTDVLTLKKVTKSQILATSAGSPDNPGHCVPTPHQVELTPVDDDLRFTSDSTAEGKPVARLSRTASGTG
- the mqnC gene encoding cyclic dehypoxanthinyl futalosine synthase; amino-acid sequence: MTEKADLQSVLDRAAAGGRITPEEALDLYRDAPLHALGAAADAVRRRNYAGVEHIATYIIERNINYTNVCVTACKFCAFYAAPKDTEKGWTRDLDDILRRCAETVELGGTQIMFQGGHHPDYGVEYYEKHFKAIKDAFPQLVIHSLGASEVEHMARISGVSVEEAITRIHEAGLDSFAGAGAELLPERPRKAIAPLKESGERWLEIMETAHGLGVESTSTMLMGTGETNAERIEHLRMIRDVQDRTGGFRAFIPYTYQPENNHLKGRTQATLFEYLRMIAIARLFLDNVRHIQGSWLTTGKEVGQLSLHYGADDLGSIMLEENVVSSAGARHRSNRLEIIDLIRKAGRVPAQRATTYEHLVVHDDPAADPVDDRVVSHISSTAIEGGTAHPELKLLTSN
- a CDS encoding GNAT family N-acetyltransferase, whose protein sequence is MNRPLPAVRLRVPTHEDAVAWHRVFADPEVMEFYGGRPAALSVYEELTARQRRHDAEHGFCLWTMLDETGEVIGFTGAQPWRPGWGPVGETEIGWRLGRAHWGRGYVTAAARETLTRVRAAGVPEVVAVVRPGNERSIAVARRLGMRPAETYQHPTLDESALCFRLALGARSDDLGPTRNSE
- a CDS encoding geranylgeranyl reductase family protein, producing MSSARRHADFEPWGDPAVTEPLSDHTADVIVVGAGPAGSTTAYHLAKAGLDVLLLEKTEFPREKVCGDGLTPRAVKQLVAMGIDISEEAGWLRNKGLRIIAGGTRLQLDWPDLAAYPNYGLVRKRDDFDEQLARNAQKAGARLHERCNVSGPVIDDRTGRITGVTAKLGEEKREVTFHAPLVVAADGNSTRLSLAMGLHRREDRPMGVAVRTYFDSPRHEDDYLESWLELWDRRGPQDRLLPGYGWIFGMGDGTSNVGLGVLNTSDSFKELDWREVLKAWCASMPEDWGYTPENMTGPIRGAALPMAFNRQPHYTRGLLLVGDAGGLVNPFNGEGIAYAMESGQIAADVIVQAHARATPAQREIALQRYPRVLKDTYGGYYTLGRAFVKLIGNPKVMQIAAQRGLSHPLLMKFTLKLLANLTDPTGGDAMDRIINGLSKVAPKA